From the Micromonospora echinospora genome, the window CGCGGTGTTCACCGTCCTGCTGCCTGCGGGTCCGGACCGGTCCCGGACCGCGCCCTGACCTCGTTTCCGCCGGTCAGCGCCGGCGGGAAGTGCCAGGTCGGTGACATCTCGCCCGGTGCTTCCACGCGGGGTCGACACGCTACGCTGTCACCGACGTACAGTCGCCCCCGTGGAGAAGCCCGTGAAGCTGTCGATTCTCATGCCGGTCTTCAACGAGGAGGAACGCATCGCGGACGCCCTCAAGCAGGCGCTGGCGGTCGAATACCCGTGCGACATCGAACTGCTCGTGGTCGACGACGGCAGCCGCGACGGGACGGCCGAGGTCCTCAGCCGGGTCGACGACGCCCGGCTGCGGGTGATCACCCATCCCCGTAACGCGGGCAAAGGCGCGGCCATCCGGACGGCCGTGGCCCACGCCGAGGGCGACTACATGGTCATCCTCGACGCGGACCTGGAATACGACCCGCAGGACATCCCGAAGCTGCTCGCCCCGGTGCTCGACGGCCGCGCCCAGGTGGTCTACGGCAATCGCACCTTCGGCAGCCACAGCGCCTACAGCTTCTGGTACGTGATGGGCAACAAGGGCGTCACCACGGCCGCGAACGTGCTCTTCAACTCGTACATCGGTGACCTGGAGACCTGCTTCAAGCTCATGCCCATCGAGCTGTACCGCTCGCTCGACGTACGGTCCCGGGGTTTCGGCATGGAGGCGGAGGTGACCGGCAAGCTGCTGCGTCGCCGGATCCGCCCGTACGAGGTGCCGATCAGCTACCGAGCCCGGGGGCGCGAGGAGGGCAAGAAGATCACCTGGAAGGACGGCGTCGAGGCGATCTGGATCCTGGGCCGGGAGCGGGCCCGCCGCCAACCCCGGCCCTGACCACCTCCGACACCGTCGGCGAGCGGTCTCAGCCCAGGAACGCGTCGATCGAACGGCGTAGCCCGGCCGCGTCCAGTCCGTGCCAGCGACTGTGGTCGGTCGCCGTGCCGTAACGGCGCAGATCACGCCGGCCGACCCCGAGCGCCAGCAGTCGGTGCGGTCGGTCCATGAGCGCCTCGCCCACCACCCGGCTCGACGTGCCGGCCAGGTAGGGCTCCACCAGGATCACCTCGGTAGCGGCGAGCGCCCGCAGCCCGACGGTGTCGAAGGGGCGCGGCCGGTGGGTGTACGCCACCGTCACATCCAGCCCGGCCACCGCCGCCAGGGTCTCGTCCAGCAGCGGGCCCACCGCCACCACCAGTGGCGCGCCCGGCCCCGCGTCCCGGAGCACCCGCAGCGAGCCGTCGCCGCCGTACGGCCGGCGGTTCGCCATCGTCGACAACCGCAGGTAAACCGCGTCGTCGCCGGCCACCGCCGTACGTAGCAGCGGCGGGACCTCGTCGGGGTGCCCCGGCACGTGCACCGTCCAGCCGTGCAGCGTGTCGATCAGCGCCACGTCCGCCGGGGATAGGTGGGTCCGACCGGCCTCCGGCCGGTCGTAGGAGGCGCCGACGCTGACCAGCACGGCGGTCACGTCCTGGTGGTCGAGGTCCAGCTTGATCTGCTCGTACGCCCGCTCGACGAGGAACGGGGCATAGGTGTGCACCACCGGGCGGAGCCCGGCCAGGGCCAGTCCGCCGGCCACGCCGACCATCAACTGCTCCCGGATGCCGACGTTGACCACCCGGTCCGGGTGCCGCCGGGCCGCCTCACGGAAGCTGTCCGCCGAGATGTCGGCGAGCACCACGGCGGTCCGCGGATCCTCGGCCAGCAACTCGTACGCGGTGTCCACGAAGCGGTCCCGCATGACGATCTCCTCCACCCACTCCCCGACCGCCGGGATCACGGGTGCCTCGCTGACTGCCGTCACGGCTCACTCCTTCTCGTCGACGACCGCGACGACGACGTGCGGCCGGTTGTGGTCGTGCCCGGTCAGGGCGGTGTACAGGGCGTCGTGGTCGTGTCCGTCGACGGTGGACGCCTGCCAGCCGTTGACGGTGAACCGGGCCGCGATCCCGCCGGCCCAGCCGTGCGTGGCGGACC encodes:
- a CDS encoding transketolase family protein, with amino-acid sequence MRDRFVDTAYELLAEDPRTAVVLADISADSFREAARRHPDRVVNVGIREQLMVGVAGGLALAGLRPVVHTYAPFLVERAYEQIKLDLDHQDVTAVLVSVGASYDRPEAGRTHLSPADVALIDTLHGWTVHVPGHPDEVPPLLRTAVAGDDAVYLRLSTMANRRPYGGDGSLRVLRDAGPGAPLVVAVGPLLDETLAAVAGLDVTVAYTHRPRPFDTVGLRALAATEVILVEPYLAGTSSRVVGEALMDRPHRLLALGVGRRDLRRYGTATDHSRWHGLDAAGLRRSIDAFLG
- a CDS encoding glycosyltransferase family 2 protein → MKLSILMPVFNEEERIADALKQALAVEYPCDIELLVVDDGSRDGTAEVLSRVDDARLRVITHPRNAGKGAAIRTAVAHAEGDYMVILDADLEYDPQDIPKLLAPVLDGRAQVVYGNRTFGSHSAYSFWYVMGNKGVTTAANVLFNSYIGDLETCFKLMPIELYRSLDVRSRGFGMEAEVTGKLLRRRIRPYEVPISYRARGREEGKKITWKDGVEAIWILGRERARRQPRP